The Rhinatrema bivittatum chromosome 4, aRhiBiv1.1, whole genome shotgun sequence genome window below encodes:
- the MRPS7 gene encoding 28S ribosomal protein S7, mitochondrial isoform X2: MAASMEKLGRLRLFGQGLRISFPGLTQVRWSRYSPIYLEPETNKEYYRRPLEELTEEQREEQELKTVRPIKAASSSVTSSVFTDPMISKFINMLMKGGDKVLARSLIQQTFEVIKRKQLEKYYRASAEEQANIECNPYTIFQQALKNCEPIIGLTSIQRGGKSYQVPTPLKDSRRRFLAMKWMIIECRENKHRRTLMPQKLSEELLEAFQGQGSVMKKKHELHKMAEANRAFAHYRWW; encoded by the exons ATGGCGGCCTCCATGGAAAAATTGGGGAGGCTCAGGCTTTTCGGGCAAGGGTTGCGGATTTCGTTCCCAGG GTTGACTCAGGTAAGATGGAGCCGATACAGTCCTATTTACCTGGAACCCGAGACAAACAAGGAATATTACCGCAGGCCCCTGGAGGAGTTGACGGAGGAACAAAGGGAAGAACAGGAACTCAAAACTGTCCGACCTATCAAAGCAGCATCGTCCAGTGTTACCAGCTCTGTGTTCACTGATCCCATGATCAG TAAGTTCATCAACATGCTGATGAAAGGAGGAGATAAAGTGCTTGCTCGATCACTCATACAGCAG ACTTTTGAAGTAATCAAGAGGAAGCAGTTGGAGAAGTACTATAGGGCCTCTGCAGAAGAGCAAGCAAACATAGAGTGCAACCCCTATACTATCTTCCAGCAGGCACTGAAGAACTGTGAGCCAATTATAGGCCTCACCAGCATCCAGCGAGGAGGCAAATCTTACCAG GTGCCTACCCCTCTGAAGGATAGCCGTCGCCGTTTCCTGGCGATGAAATGGATGATCATTGAGTGCCGTGAAAACAAGCACCGCCGCACCCTCATGCCTCAGAAGCTGTCTGAAGAGCTCCTGGAAGCCTTCCAAGGGCAGGGCAGTGTCATGAAAAAAAAGCATGAGCTCCACAAGATGGCAGAAGCCAACCGGGCATTTGCACATTACCGCTGGTGGTAG
- the MRPS7 gene encoding 28S ribosomal protein S7, mitochondrial isoform X3, whose protein sequence is MREESRLTQVRWSRYSPIYLEPETNKEYYRRPLEELTEEQREEQELKTVRPIKAASSSVTSSVFTDPMIRSGRSACLLDKFINMLMKGGDKVLARSLIQQTFEVIKRKQLEKYYRASAEEQANIECNPYTIFQQALKNCEPIIGLTSIQRGGKSYQVPTPLKDSRRRFLAMKWMIIECRENKHRRTLMPQKLSEELLEAFQGQGSVMKKKHELHKMAEANRAFAHYRWW, encoded by the exons GTTGACTCAGGTAAGATGGAGCCGATACAGTCCTATTTACCTGGAACCCGAGACAAACAAGGAATATTACCGCAGGCCCCTGGAGGAGTTGACGGAGGAACAAAGGGAAGAACAGGAACTCAAAACTGTCCGACCTATCAAAGCAGCATCGTCCAGTGTTACCAGCTCTGTGTTCACTGATCCCATGATCAGGTCAGGAAGAAGTGCCTGTCTTCTAGA TAAGTTCATCAACATGCTGATGAAAGGAGGAGATAAAGTGCTTGCTCGATCACTCATACAGCAG ACTTTTGAAGTAATCAAGAGGAAGCAGTTGGAGAAGTACTATAGGGCCTCTGCAGAAGAGCAAGCAAACATAGAGTGCAACCCCTATACTATCTTCCAGCAGGCACTGAAGAACTGTGAGCCAATTATAGGCCTCACCAGCATCCAGCGAGGAGGCAAATCTTACCAG GTGCCTACCCCTCTGAAGGATAGCCGTCGCCGTTTCCTGGCGATGAAATGGATGATCATTGAGTGCCGTGAAAACAAGCACCGCCGCACCCTCATGCCTCAGAAGCTGTCTGAAGAGCTCCTGGAAGCCTTCCAAGGGCAGGGCAGTGTCATGAAAAAAAAGCATGAGCTCCACAAGATGGCAGAAGCCAACCGGGCATTTGCACATTACCGCTGGTGGTAG
- the MRPS7 gene encoding 28S ribosomal protein S7, mitochondrial isoform X1: MAASMEKLGRLRLFGQGLRISFPGLTQVRWSRYSPIYLEPETNKEYYRRPLEELTEEQREEQELKTVRPIKAASSSVTSSVFTDPMIRSGRSACLLDKFINMLMKGGDKVLARSLIQQTFEVIKRKQLEKYYRASAEEQANIECNPYTIFQQALKNCEPIIGLTSIQRGGKSYQVPTPLKDSRRRFLAMKWMIIECRENKHRRTLMPQKLSEELLEAFQGQGSVMKKKHELHKMAEANRAFAHYRWW; the protein is encoded by the exons ATGGCGGCCTCCATGGAAAAATTGGGGAGGCTCAGGCTTTTCGGGCAAGGGTTGCGGATTTCGTTCCCAGG GTTGACTCAGGTAAGATGGAGCCGATACAGTCCTATTTACCTGGAACCCGAGACAAACAAGGAATATTACCGCAGGCCCCTGGAGGAGTTGACGGAGGAACAAAGGGAAGAACAGGAACTCAAAACTGTCCGACCTATCAAAGCAGCATCGTCCAGTGTTACCAGCTCTGTGTTCACTGATCCCATGATCAGGTCAGGAAGAAGTGCCTGTCTTCTAGA TAAGTTCATCAACATGCTGATGAAAGGAGGAGATAAAGTGCTTGCTCGATCACTCATACAGCAG ACTTTTGAAGTAATCAAGAGGAAGCAGTTGGAGAAGTACTATAGGGCCTCTGCAGAAGAGCAAGCAAACATAGAGTGCAACCCCTATACTATCTTCCAGCAGGCACTGAAGAACTGTGAGCCAATTATAGGCCTCACCAGCATCCAGCGAGGAGGCAAATCTTACCAG GTGCCTACCCCTCTGAAGGATAGCCGTCGCCGTTTCCTGGCGATGAAATGGATGATCATTGAGTGCCGTGAAAACAAGCACCGCCGCACCCTCATGCCTCAGAAGCTGTCTGAAGAGCTCCTGGAAGCCTTCCAAGGGCAGGGCAGTGTCATGAAAAAAAAGCATGAGCTCCACAAGATGGCAGAAGCCAACCGGGCATTTGCACATTACCGCTGGTGGTAG